In one Zobellia galactanivorans genomic region, the following are encoded:
- a CDS encoding glycosyl hydrolase family 18 protein: MKTIYIKKLFFLIILLCSVILIISCSDDTNYSSPNLVLVTSNIETELNLRVDEEVILNLNFENAVGQLSYIWSIDGTIVSKEDNYAFQPTESGQFSIDVYVEDAEGKYTNEIFKLKVVGLPHVFDSNKVVVGYCPSYKTDTIEWDKITHLIYTYVYPKEDGTLDTSDMHALASYVTQAKANNVKILVSIGGFGFYPGRDTRIFTNVIGDDAKRSKLVQNINTFIRDNQLDGIDINYQELIGGGETVDNTETNKLLPFFRELREALPSESLITSYVTGSYEWAAYHFRDITAEMASVLDFISVMSFDNLGSWPESALGPHSSITDAQNALNRYIEFGAPKSKLVLGLPLYGRDFLTASGGVAQVITYADIVSLYSPTESEFIEGNVNRDGHNIFFDSQEIISQKVNYVKDNEFRGITLWKLGQDTSDPNLSLLKDILNQFN, encoded by the coding sequence ATGAAAACGATTTATATAAAAAAACTATTTTTTTTGATAATATTACTATGTTCGGTAATCTTGATTATCTCCTGTAGTGATGATACTAATTATTCTTCACCAAATCTCGTTTTAGTAACATCAAATATAGAAACAGAATTAAATTTGCGTGTTGATGAGGAGGTAATACTTAATCTTAATTTTGAAAATGCGGTAGGTCAGTTATCTTATATTTGGAGTATTGATGGTACTATTGTTTCCAAAGAAGATAACTATGCTTTTCAACCTACAGAATCCGGACAGTTCTCTATCGATGTTTATGTAGAAGATGCAGAAGGAAAATATACAAACGAGATATTCAAATTAAAAGTAGTAGGCCTTCCACATGTTTTTGACAGCAATAAGGTGGTTGTTGGGTATTGTCCAAGTTACAAAACAGATACTATAGAATGGGATAAAATTACACATTTAATATATACTTATGTGTATCCAAAAGAGGATGGTACCCTAGACACAAGCGATATGCATGCATTGGCTTCATATGTTACACAAGCAAAAGCCAACAATGTGAAGATACTTGTTTCAATTGGAGGATTTGGTTTTTATCCAGGAAGAGATACTAGAATATTTACAAATGTTATTGGGGATGATGCCAAACGTTCAAAACTGGTACAGAATATAAATACGTTTATACGGGATAATCAACTAGATGGTATTGACATTAATTATCAAGAATTAATAGGAGGAGGAGAAACGGTTGATAATACGGAGACAAATAAACTACTACCTTTTTTCCGTGAACTAAGAGAGGCGCTCCCAAGCGAAAGTCTAATAACTTCATATGTTACTGGTAGTTATGAATGGGCTGCTTATCATTTTAGGGATATTACTGCAGAAATGGCTAGCGTATTAGATTTTATTTCAGTGATGTCTTTCGACAATTTAGGTTCTTGGCCTGAGTCTGCTTTAGGACCACATTCGTCTATTACAGATGCACAAAACGCATTGAATCGGTACATAGAATTTGGAGCCCCTAAAAGTAAATTGGTATTGGGCCTTCCCTTATATGGACGAGATTTTTTAACAGCCTCTGGAGGAGTAGCACAAGTAATTACATATGCAGATATTGTATCGCTATACTCCCCTACAGAAAGTGAGTTTATAGAAGGAAATGTAAATAGGGACGGACATAATATTTTCTTTGATTCGCAAGAGATCATTTCTCAAAAAGTTAATTATGTAAAAGATAATGAATTTAGAGGAATTACTCTTTGGAAGTTAGGTCAAGATACAAGTGATCCTAATTTATCTCTATTAAAAGATATACTTAATCAGTTTAATTAG
- a CDS encoding LytR/AlgR family response regulator transcription factor codes for MESHLASFNNIELIGLYSNPIEVLETIEQSNIDAIFLDINIPEISGLDFIKKYRHDYKIISTAAYREYAVESFELNVHDYLVKSIPFNRFLRTMDKLNQTISLNQLRGYEYSANKGPFIFLKVDKRLVKVLLKDILFIKKPQRLYQNYYYTG; via the coding sequence ATAGAATCACATTTAGCTTCATTTAATAACATAGAACTTATAGGTTTATACAGTAATCCAATAGAGGTATTAGAAACAATAGAACAAAGCAATATCGATGCTATATTCTTAGATATTAATATACCAGAAATCAGTGGGTTGGATTTTATTAAAAAGTATAGACATGATTACAAAATTATTAGTACCGCAGCATATAGAGAGTATGCTGTAGAAAGTTTTGAACTAAATGTCCATGACTATTTAGTAAAATCCATACCCTTCAATCGATTTTTAAGAACTATGGATAAGCTAAATCAAACTATAAGCCTTAATCAATTAAGAGGTTATGAATATTCAGCCAATAAAGGGCCATTTATTTTTTTAAAAGTCGACAAAAGATTGGTAAAAGTTCTGTTGAAAGATATTTTATTCATCAAAAAGCCTCAAAGACTATATCAAAATTATTACTATACAGGATAG
- a CDS encoding LytTR family transcriptional regulator DNA-binding domain-containing protein gives MQDSHVVHKSLAQITKELPCSNFIRVHRSYTIALDKIKSVEGNLIEPLLYSFTGYSSSRHV, from the coding sequence ATACAGGATAGTCATGTTGTACACAAATCATTAGCACAAATCACAAAAGAACTACCCTGTTCAAATTTTATACGTGTGCATAGATCATATACTATTGCCCTTGACAAAATAAAATCGGTAGAAGGAAATCTGATTGAACCATTGCTATATTCTTTCACAGGATATAGCTCTAGTAGGCATGTATAA
- a CDS encoding J domain-containing protein, with protein sequence MGTEIDGSKDYYSILGLNKNNLGTVYETAKEKIEKDNDAQIANEKERGERQTTVKLTPREIEIKAEAYVYSSAYKKIALKQHPDKGGDAEKFKQTNAAYDILKDPEKRREYDKKRKDFLKNLKKKSGPETKGRARREGTEDASQGKQKQRENPFEPNSSQHRYGRPQPGSYPRGSQQQDSDEENRYLKKVIDDWERAFQSLKESNNSANQENIDLRKGIDGWKDAYQRLKHDLRSLGESYNSAEKENSVLSNEINRLREKLSDYKQRLKRSNDDSQKLRKDYGGLKEENRRLKERLRKYEQEGDKKNRVNDLIIKIEGKIKELRDFDFELPSKIGESIGYSEDGKKLNLQIHYDVGVQFFNEKKVKKYEFLDSIGKRISDNKHGLKDIDDRHSDLLKCERDIQNFYGNLVSEYNTLKTLYKDEGPREERNMNNFSNPQVVKNDNSRSSSPNGSTSRGVQERNRQPWSKKM encoded by the coding sequence ATGGGAACCGAGATTGATGGATCAAAGGATTATTATAGCATATTAGGGCTAAATAAGAATAATTTAGGCACAGTCTATGAGACAGCAAAAGAGAAAATAGAAAAAGATAATGACGCACAAATAGCAAATGAGAAAGAACGTGGTGAAAGACAAACAACTGTTAAACTTACTCCACGAGAAATAGAAATAAAAGCAGAAGCCTACGTGTATTCAAGCGCATATAAGAAGATTGCGCTTAAACAACACCCTGATAAGGGGGGGGATGCAGAAAAATTTAAACAGACAAACGCGGCCTATGATATTTTGAAAGACCCAGAGAAAAGACGAGAATATGACAAAAAGAGAAAGGATTTTCTTAAAAATCTTAAAAAAAAATCTGGCCCAGAAACAAAAGGAAGAGCCCGGAGAGAGGGCACCGAAGATGCATCACAAGGGAAACAAAAACAACGGGAAAATCCGTTTGAACCAAATTCGTCTCAACACAGATATGGAAGACCACAACCAGGTAGTTATCCAAGAGGATCACAACAGCAAGATTCAGATGAAGAAAATAGATATTTAAAAAAAGTCATAGATGATTGGGAGCGTGCTTTTCAAAGTCTGAAAGAATCTAACAACAGTGCAAATCAAGAAAATATAGATTTAAGAAAAGGCATAGATGGTTGGAAGGATGCTTATCAAAGATTAAAACATGATTTGCGAAGTCTGGGAGAATCTTACAACAGTGCAGAAAAAGAAAATAGTGTATTAAGCAATGAAATCAATAGGTTAAGAGAAAAACTGTCTGATTATAAGCAAAGATTAAAGCGTAGCAATGACGATAGCCAAAAGTTGAGAAAAGATTACGGCGGCTTAAAAGAAGAAAATAGAAGATTAAAAGAAAGGCTGCGAAAATATGAGCAAGAAGGAGATAAAAAAAATAGAGTAAATGATCTTATTATAAAAATAGAAGGAAAAATTAAAGAATTAAGGGATTTTGATTTTGAACTACCTTCTAAAATAGGAGAATCTATAGGGTATTCAGAAGACGGTAAAAAACTTAATCTTCAAATACATTATGATGTAGGAGTTCAATTCTTCAATGAAAAGAAAGTAAAAAAGTATGAATTTTTGGATAGTATAGGTAAAAGGATTAGTGATAATAAACATGGATTAAAAGATATTGATGACAGACATAGTGATTTACTAAAATGTGAAAGAGATATCCAGAATTTTTATGGAAATTTAGTAAGTGAATATAATACTCTTAAAACATTATATAAAGACGAAGGTCCTAGAGAAGAAAGAAATATGAATAATTTCTCAAATCCTCAAGTGGTTAAAAATGATAACAGTCGGAGTTCAAGTCCAAACGGATCAACATCAAGAGGAGTACAAGAACGAAACCGACAACCATGGAGTAAAAAAATGTAA
- a CDS encoding SDR family oxidoreductase → MNRNVWFVTGASKGLGLALVKQLLASGYYVAATSRDIKSLEKEVSNVTKTFLPIEMDLVNEQSVQEAIEAVVAHFGQIDVIVNNAGYGQMGTLEEISDAEIRASFDVNVFGLAHVIRKAMPYLRKQKSGHIINISSIAGYTANFPVWGIYSATKFAVTAFTEALAADIKSFGIKATVVHPGYFKTNFLKKGSLAVPANPIVEYTEARQIQEAHLREIDDNQAGDPIKAANAMIKISEVMDPPLHLFLGQDAYDMACKKMEQVKTDLEAWKDVTVSTALG, encoded by the coding sequence ATGAATAGGAATGTATGGTTTGTAACCGGAGCATCTAAAGGTTTAGGATTAGCACTTGTAAAGCAATTACTAGCTAGTGGATATTATGTAGCAGCAACCTCACGCGATATAAAATCATTAGAAAAAGAGGTAAGTAACGTTACTAAAACGTTTCTGCCGATTGAAATGGATCTAGTAAACGAGCAAAGTGTGCAAGAAGCTATTGAGGCCGTAGTCGCTCATTTCGGGCAAATTGATGTTATTGTTAATAATGCAGGATATGGCCAGATGGGAACACTAGAAGAAATTTCTGATGCCGAGATAAGGGCTAGTTTTGATGTAAATGTTTTTGGTCTGGCACATGTCATTAGAAAAGCAATGCCTTACCTACGGAAACAAAAATCCGGACATATTATTAACATATCTTCTATTGCAGGTTATACTGCAAACTTTCCTGTTTGGGGTATCTATAGCGCTACCAAATTTGCAGTAACGGCTTTTACAGAGGCTTTGGCTGCTGATATTAAATCATTTGGAATTAAGGCGACAGTTGTACATCCTGGATATTTCAAGACTAATTTTCTAAAGAAAGGATCTTTAGCCGTACCCGCTAACCCAATTGTTGAGTATACCGAAGCCCGTCAAATTCAAGAAGCACATCTGCGTGAAATTGATGACAATCAAGCCGGAGATCCTATAAAGGCAGCTAACGCTATGATAAAAATAAGTGAAGTAATGGATCCTCCGCTACACTTATTTCTTGGTCAAGATGCTTATGATATGGCCTGTAAAAAAATGGAGCAGGTAAAAACCGATCTCGAAGCGTGGAAAGATGTAACAGTTTCAACAGCCCTTGGATAG
- a CDS encoding integrase core domain-containing protein has product MVRQDLGRGRWAHGKPEIINTDQGSQFTSDEFSSTVLGKEIKLSMDGKGRATDNAFIERLWRSVKYEKIYLNPPSDGLDLFLLLAEYFEYYNKERRHESIDYDRPMDMFKKAA; this is encoded by the coding sequence ATGGTGCGCCAAGACCTTGGAAGAGGCCGTTGGGCACATGGAAAACCTGAAATAATAAACACGGACCAAGGGAGCCAGTTCACCTCCGATGAATTCTCGAGTACCGTATTGGGCAAAGAGATCAAACTTTCCATGGACGGTAAGGGAAGGGCAACGGACAATGCATTTATAGAGCGCTTATGGAGAAGCGTGAAGTACGAGAAGATATACCTGAACCCACCAAGTGATGGACTCGATCTGTTCCTGCTATTGGCGGAATACTTTGAATATTACAACAAGGAAAGAAGACATGAATCAATAGATTATGATAGACCAATGGACATGTTTAAAAAAGCAGCATAA
- a CDS encoding DDE-type integrase/transposase/recombinase, which produces MLKTIGELKVENDFLKDAFRMHVWLTRDKGYKVSKNRIERLYYRVMGLRAVLTGRHTSKRNKEHKTYPYLLRNLEITRANQVWATDITYIPMRKGYMYLMAIIDLHSRFVVHWSVSNSMEAEWCAKTLEEAVGHMENLK; this is translated from the coding sequence TTGCTCAAGACCATCGGGGAGTTAAAGGTCGAGAACGATTTTCTAAAGGACGCCTTCCGCATGCACGTTTGGCTTACCCGTGACAAAGGGTACAAGGTAAGCAAGAACCGTATCGAACGGCTTTATTACCGTGTGATGGGCCTAAGGGCCGTATTGACCGGCAGACATACCTCCAAGAGGAACAAGGAACACAAAACCTACCCTTATCTGTTGAGGAACCTGGAGATAACCAGGGCCAACCAAGTATGGGCGACCGACATTACCTATATTCCCATGAGAAAAGGGTATATGTACCTGATGGCGATAATAGACCTGCACAGTCGTTTCGTCGTCCATTGGAGCGTTTCCAACTCCATGGAGGCCGAATGGTGCGCCAAGACCTTGGAAGAGGCCGTTGGGCACATGGAAAACCTGAAATAA
- a CDS encoding transposase, which translates to MTRRKFTSKFKTKVVLEALKERHSLAEIAQKYKIHPTQISS; encoded by the coding sequence ATGACACGAAGAAAATTCACATCAAAATTCAAGACCAAGGTAGTATTGGAAGCCTTGAAAGAGCGGCACAGTCTTGCCGAGATTGCCCAAAAGTATAAAATACACCCGACCCAGATAAGTAGTTAG